The proteins below are encoded in one region of Penicillium psychrofluorescens genome assembly, chromosome: 4:
- a CDS encoding uncharacterized protein (ID:PFLUO_007114-T1.cds;~source:funannotate) gives MSGTVGKTITCKAAIAWAAGEPLSVEDVEVAPPKAHEVRIEIHHTGVCHTDAYTLSGKDPEGAFPIVLGHEGAGIVESVGEGVTSVKPGDYVIALYTPECGECKFCKSGKTNLCGKIRATQGKGVMPDGTSRFKARGKDILHFMGTSTFSQYTVVADISVVAVTDKIPTDRSCLLGCGITTGYGAAVVTAKVEQGSNVAVFGAGCVGLSVMQGAVKNKAGKIIAVDVNDDKEAWARKFGATDFVNPTKLSGKTIQEHLIEMTDGGCDYTFDCTGNVGVMRAALEACHKGWGESIVIGVAAAGQEISTRPFQLVTGRVWKGCAFGGIKGRTQLPALVDDYLGGKLKVDEFITHRQPLDGINSGFDQMKQGDCIRCVVDMK, from the exons ATGTCCGGTACCGTCGGAAAG ACCATCACTTGCAAG GCTGCGATCGCCTGGGCCGCCGGTGAGCCTCTGTCTGTGGAAGACGTCGAGGTCGCTCCCCCGAAGGCGCATGAGGTGCGCATTGAAATCCACCACACAGGCGTCTGCCACACCG ATGCCTACACGCTCTCGGGCAAGGACCCGGAGGGTGCTTTCCCCATTGTCCTGGGACACGAGGGTGCCGGCATTGTCGAGTCGGTGGGTGAGGGCGTGACTTCGGTCAAGCCTGGCGACTATGTGATCGCTCTCTA TACTCCTGAATGCGGTGAATGCAAGTTCTGCAAGTCTGGAAAGACCAACCTCTGCGGCAAGATCCGTGCTACCCAGGGTAAGGGTGTCATGCCCGATGGCACCTCCCGGTTCAAGGCCCGCGGCAAGGACATCTTGCATTTCATGGGTacctcgaccttctcgcaGTACACTGTGGTCGCCGACATCTCTGTTGTTGCGGTCACAGACAAGATCCCTACCGACCGCTCGTGTCTGCTCGGCTGCGGTATCACCACGGGCTACGGTGCCGCGGTGGTGACGGCCAAGGTGGAGCAGGGCTCCAACGTCGCTGTGTTCGGTGCCGGCTGCGTCGGTCTGTCGGTGATGCAGGGTGCGgtcaagaacaaggccgGCAAGATCATTGCGGTCGACGTCAAcgacgacaaggaggccTGGGCGCGCAAATTCGGTGCCACGGACTTTGTCAACCCCACCAAGCTCTCGGGCAAGACCATCCAGGAACACCTGATCGAGATGACCGACGGCGGCTGCGATTACACTTTTGACTGCACCGGTAACGTCGGTGTCATGCGCGCCGCGCTCGAGGCCTGCCACAAGGGCTGGGGTGAGagcatcgtcatcggtgTGGCGGCTGCTGGCCAGGAGATCTCGACTCGGC CATTCCAGCTTGTCACCGGTCGTGTGTGGAAGGGATGTGCCTTTGGCGGTATCAAGGGCCGCACGCAACTGCCGGCCCTGGTGGACGACTACCTCGGCGGTAAGCTCAAGGTGGACGAGTTCATCACGCACCGCCAGCCGCTGGATGGCATCAACAGTGGCTTCGACCAGATGAAGCAAGGTGACTGCATCCGCTGTGTGGTGGACATGAAATAG
- a CDS encoding uncharacterized protein (ID:PFLUO_007112-T1.cds;~source:funannotate), which translates to MVTGKSPPAAEAIPPLPTSPDPVDSSSPPSKRDLASWWRQFKRNSRKDELKEPPRGIFGVPLNVSIKYANVAISLTNDHGESFIYGYVPIVVAKCGVFLKEKATDVEGIFRLNGSAKRIKDLQEIFDSPERYGKGLDWTGYTVHDAANVLRRFLNQLPEPIVPLEFYERFREPLRIYQKQVQSGVQAADADKFDHAKAVDTYQRLIIELPPLNKQLLLYILDLLAVFASKSDQNRMPSGNLSAIFQPGMLSHPQHDMSPEEYKLSQDVLIFLIENQDHFLFGMNGTAADEKTMKEVEAGMPPKTTHSNIRRSVSSASGSTEGHRKLDNLRRNVSVSSKNSRNSNNAPSPGTPTSASGGGVHRSNTLPSKMAPVVASARYSRPSEASATGTTGTTHQTGLSASHQSSRSTSRTPSVLEEPEEQGASQPTLGVSTPAPSFKHTATHGPVPVAASEHRSTSDAPRPQEIIQTPTSPLPQVLTPTRERKLSNLFSKSPPADVEQKENRQPNRLKKRRIPGSASASAQSSSNSLQGVNSESVDAVLESSRGRKSTDISMGDTTPRPTQSSTLGSQAESNTNPGENTPQPATDNSLRPHQSRTPSMNSRSSFTDHSDVDQADEASRSERRDHRRSWRFPRSSKRSSEQLGLGVSSPPLATNNPGAEQSSSSVGNDLQPASSDLSSQPLSLDAEVQGNSVSSSEPEKKSIFGKFKAKVAQVRDGVKDDLDRNRSPGRSDTDPSITSQPLSPTGPDPDNGAPTFIDIPREQPKEEPLRSPVSPMPGGLPPSIPEEPHSPVVPSAAPAADHAKEVSQAASTATTEAPTSALGGSSDASKEAAKEAAEPST; encoded by the exons ATGGTGACCGGCAAGTCGCCGCCGGCCGCTGAGGCCATACCTCCGCTGCCCACCTCGCCCGACCCCGTGGActccagctcgccgccgTCTAAACGCGACCTCGCCTCGTGGTGGAGGCAGTTCAAAAGGAACAGCAGGAAGGATGAATTGAAAG AACCTCCTCGAGGCATCTTCGGTGTGCCACTCAACGTCAGCATCAAGTACGCCAACGTCGCCATCTCCCTGACCAATGATCACGGCGAAAGTTTCATCTATGGTTATGTTCCAATTGTTGTCGCCAAGTGTGGCGTATTTCTGAAGGAGAAAG CCACGGACGTGGAAGGTATCTTCCGCCTCAACGGCTCCGCCAAGCGTATCAAAGACCTCCAGGAGATCTTCGACTCACCTGAGCGATACGGAAAAGGGCTGGATTGGACAGGATATACCGTGCACGATGCGGCCAACGTGCTGCGTCGGTTCTTGAACCAGTTGCCGGAGCCAATCGTCCCGTTGGAATTCTATGAGCGTTTCCGGGAGCCCTTGCGAATCTATCAGAAGCAGGTTCAAAGCGGAGTTCAAGCGGCCGATGCGGACAAGTTTGATCACGCCAAGGCCGTTGATACGTACCAGCGGCTGATCATTGAGCTGCCGCCCTTGAATAAGCAACTGCTCCTCTAtatcctcgaccttctcgcaGTCTTCGCATCCAAGTCCGACCAAAATCGCATGCCCTCGGGCAACCTGTCGGCTATCTTTCAGCCTGGGATGCTGTCCCACCCGCAGCATGACATGTCGCCCGAAGAGTACAAGCTGAGCCAGGATGTGCTGATTTTCCTCATCGAGAATCAGGATCACTTTCTGTTTGGGATGAATGGCACTGCAGCCGACGAGAAAACGATGAAGGAGGTCGAAGCGGGCATGCCGCCCAAGACGACGCACTCGAATATCCGTCGTTCCGTGTCCAGCGCCAGTGGAAGCACCGAGGGCCACCGCAAGCTGGACAACCTGCGCCGTAACGTTTCTGTGTCGTCCAAAAACTCGCGGAATTCGAACAATGCCCCCAGCCCTGGTACCCCGACTTCTGCATCTGGTGGTGGCGTTCACCGCAGTAACACCCTGCCGTCCAAGATGGCTCCCGTCGTTGCTTCTGCGCGCTACTCACGACCCAGCGAGGCCAGCGCGACCGGCACGACCGGCACGACCCATCAAACTGGTCTCTCCGCTTCCCATCAAAGTTCTCGATCGACCAGTCGAACGCCATCGGTACTCGAAGAGCCAGAAGAACAGGGCGCTAGTCAACCCACCTTGGGAGTTTCAACGCCAGCCCCCTCGTTTAAGCATACCGCGACTCACGGCCCCGTACCGGTGGCAGCCTCCGAGCATCGCAGCACAAGCGACGCCCCCCGTCCGCAGGAAATTATTCAAACCCCAACCTCCCCGCTCCCTCAAGTCTTGACGCCGACCCGGGAGCGAAAACTCTCCAATCTTTTTAGCAAATCACCCCCCGCAGATGTAGAGCAGAAGGAAAACCGGCAGCCAAATCGGCTGAAGAAGCGACGAATTCCTGGCAGCGCCAGTGCCAGTGCCCAGAGCTCATCCAACTCCTTGCAAGGAGTGAACTCTGAAAGTGTGGATGCTGTCTTGGAATCGTCGCGTGGAAGGAAGTCAACGGACATCAGCATGGGCGATACAACCCCTCGACCAACTCAGTCGTCCACCTTGGGCTCTCAGGCCGAGTCCAACACAAACCCCGGCGAGAACACACCGCAGCCGGCGACGGACAACTCCCTCCGACCCCATCAATCCCGCACTCCTTCCATGAACTCGCGCTCTTCATTCACCGACCACTCGGACGTGGATCAAGCCGACGAGGCGTCACGATCCGAGCGCCGAGATCACCGCCGCAGCTGGCGGTTCCCTCGCTCATCTAAACGGAGCAGCGAACAGCTTGGACTGGGTGTATCATCCCCGCCCCTCGCCACAAACAACCCCGGTGCCGAACAGAGCAGTAGCTCTGTCGGAAATGACCTACAGCCTGCTTCTAGCGACCTGTCGAGCCAGCCGTTAAGTTTGGATGCCGAGGTTCAAGGCAATAGTGTGTCTAGCTCCGAgccagagaagaaaagcatATTTGGCAAATTCAAGGCCAAAGTCGCTCAAGTTCGGGATGGCGTAAAGGATGATCTCGATCGAAACAGAAGCCCCGGTCGTTCGGACACAGATCCTTCTATCACGAGCCAACCGTTGTCCCCGACCGGTCCTGACCCGGATAACGGCGCGCCAACATTCATTGACATACCGCGAGAGCAACCGAAGGAAGAGCCTCTTCGCTCCCCTGTTTCACCCATGCCTGGTGGACTTCCGCCTTCGATCCCTGAGGAGCCGCATAGCCCGGTGGTGCCGTCCGCTGCCCCAGCTGCGGACCACGCCAAAGAGGTGTCTCAAGCTGCAAGCACCGCGACTACTGAGGCACCGACCTCGGCATTAGGGGGATCTTCTGATGCTTCCAAGGAGGCTGCCAAGGAGGCTGCAGAGCCCTCTACTTAA
- a CDS encoding uncharacterized protein (ID:PFLUO_007115-T1.cds;~source:funannotate) — MAKELALPEPFASIPRTQLLLGPSPIHALPRISSDLASNSSHPPVTIYAKRDDLNSAYAYGGNKTRKLEYLLADAQAQGCTTLVSIGGVQSNHTRQVAAVAARTGLEARLVQEHWVDWVDPGYETVGNIQLSRLMGADVRLDPSGFGIEHKTTAQAVVDECVAQGKKPYYIPAGASDHPLGGLGFARWAFEVREQEQEQGVFFETVVVCAVTGSTFAGMIAGFKLLERLHPTDPQRRIIGIDASATVEATRAQVLRIARNTAVHIGLSADDITDADVILDDRYHAGIYGIPDRQTWDAIEYAARMEAFITDPVYEGKSFAGMVDMIRQGEIQGGNVLYAHLGGQLALNAYSDIGRTQG, encoded by the coding sequence ATGGCCAAAGAGCTCGCCCTCCCGGAGCCCTTCGCCTCCATCCCACGAACAcagcttctccttggccCTTCGCCGATCCATGCCCTCCCCCGCATCAGCTCCGACCTCGCCAGCAACAGCTCGCACCCACCGGTGACCATCTACGCCAAGCGGGATGATCTGAACTCCGCGTACGCATATGGCGGCAACAAAACCCGCAAGCTGGAGTATCTGCTCGCCGACGCCCAGGCGCAAGGCTGCACCACTCTCGTCTCCATTGGCGGCGTGCAGAGCAACCATACGCGCCAGGtggccgccgtggccgcACGCACTGGCCTTGAAGCTCGCCTGGTGCAGGAGCACTGGGTCGATTGGGTGGACCCGGGGTATGAGACCGTTGGAAACATCCAGCTGTCACGGCTGATGGGCGCAGACGTGCGGCTGGACCCATCTGGGTTCGGAATTGAACACAAGACCACCGCGCAGGCAGTGGTGGACGAGTGCGTTGCGCAGGGCAAGAAGCCATACTACATCCCCGCAGGCGCGTCCGACCATCCGCTCGGCGGGCTGGGGTTCGCCCGCTGGGCATTTGAAGTGCGCGAGCAGGAACAGGAGCAGGGCGTTTTCTTCGAAACGGTGGTCGTCTGCGCCGTGACTGGGTCGACTTTCGCCGGCATGATCGCAGGGTTTAAGCTGCTGGAGCGTCTGCACCCGACAGACCCCCAACGAAGGATCATTGGCATCGACGCCTCGGCGACGGTGGAGGCTACTCGCGCGCAGGTCCTGCGGATTGCCCGCAACACGGCTGTCCACATCGGTTTGAGCGCGGACGATATCACTGACGCCGATGTCATTCTCGACGACCGCTATCATGCTGGCATTTATGGTATCCCAGATCGCCAGACCTGGGATGCGATTGAGTATGCCGCTCGCATGGAGGCATTTATCACGGACCCGGTTTACGAGGGGAAGAGCTTTGCCGGTATGGTGGATATGATCCGACAGGGAGAGATCCAGGGTGGCAATGTGTTGTATGCTCATTTGGGTGGGCAGTTGGCGTTGAATGCGTATTCGGATATTGGCCGGACCCAGGGTTAG
- a CDS encoding uncharacterized protein (ID:PFLUO_007109-T1.cds;~source:funannotate), translating into MATEAPPVLTDTSHEGITIVTINRSSRKNAVDSLTAAKLYEAILAFEANARQKVCILTGTGDTFCAGADLHSVAQSRDDTPADNLQPVSGRNLGPMGPSRLIVQKPIIAAVAGYAVAGGLELSLLADMRVAEEGSVFGVFCRRWGVPLIDGGTVRLQAIVGLGRAMDMILTGRPVHAQEALTMGLANRVVPKGESLKEALAIAKQLIAFPELCLNTDRRSCYYSAFEASSFQDAMSQEFNAGRKVISAEAIAGAAAFSKGSGRHGSFKEFSKL; encoded by the coding sequence ATGGCGACGGAAGCACCCCCCGTGCTGACGGACACCTCTCATGAGGGCATCACAATTGTCACAATCAACCGGTCCTCTCGGAAGAATGCGGTCGACTCCCTGACAGCCGCGAAGCTTTACGAGGCCATCCTCGCGTTTGAGGCCAACGCAAGACAAAAGGTCTGCATCCTCACCGGCACCGGTGATACTTTTTGTGCAGGTGCCGACTTGCACAGCGTTGCGCAAAGTCGCGATGACACTCCTGCCGACAATCTCCAGCCTGTCTCCGGCCGCAACCTAGGGCCCATGGGGCCTTCCCGGCTGATCGTTCAGAAACCCATCATTGCGGCGGTTGCCGGGTACGCGGTGGCCGGTGGCCTGGAGCTGAGTCTACTGGCCGACATGCGCGTGGCCGAGGAGGGCTCGGTTTTTGGCGTCTTCTGTCGGCGCTGGGGTGTGCCACTCATCGACGGAGGCACTGTTCGCCTGCAGGCGATTGTCGGCCTCGGTCGGGCCATGGATATGATATTGACTGGTCGGCCAGTTCACGCTCAGGAAGCACTAACTATGGGACTGGCCAACCGTGTGGTCCCCAAGGGAGAGTCGTTGAAGGAGGCTCTTGCCATTGCAAAGCAGCTCATCGCCTTCCCAGAGCTTTGCCTGAACACAGACCGGCGCTCATGCTACTACAGCGCATTTGAGGCCTCTTCcttccaggatgccatgTCTCAGGAATTCAATGCTGGGCGCAAAGTCATCTCTGCTGAGGCCATCGCAGGCGCGGCCGCATTCAGCAAAGGGTCGGGCCGACATGGCAGCTTCAAGGAGTTCAGCAAGCTTTGA
- a CDS encoding uncharacterized protein (ID:PFLUO_007111-T1.cds;~source:funannotate) → MASPFSPASSLSPAASSSSTSGQPLVEKPPVPPVNILPSPTSQIYSFVQPTLLLTLFAFRFDALTANPARELLNSLPWVLLLQLSYVMVCLPPVGTVPSPSSSKVTDTGSPVPGDGERKSAPRSPSSPSVALRPGKPGYRRKQQTGKNVWAGIWAKLMPAFLSLALLSLLATPVLAILLVLFGAPLTTQNAETMLCAAHMAVLSATALIYVHGVDGAAWKEVWGFALPADTVWGGALGTGLGAWFGAIPIPLDWDRPWQAFPITILVGAYIGYAVGTLVSRSPFLYGKRIRFAPEDNEIAEKKKN, encoded by the exons ATGGCCTCGCCCTTCtctcctgcttcttcctTGAGCCCTGCGgcatcctccagctcgacTTCAGGTCAACCCCTCGTTGAGAAGCCTCCCGTTCCGCCTGTCAACATCCTTCCTTCGCCCACCTCGCAAATCTACTCGTTCGTTCAGCCGACATTGCTGCTGACGCTCTTTGCTTTTCGCTTCGATGCATTGACTGCGAATCCGGCCCGGGAGCTCCTAAATAGCTTGCCATGGGTGCTCCTCCTGCAGTTGAGCTACGTGATGGTCTGTCTTCCGCCGGTTGGGACGGTGCcgtctccttcatcttccaaGGTGACGGACACGGGGTCACCGGTTCCCGGAGATGGGGAAAGGAAATCTGCTCCCCGATCGCCCTCTTCACCTAGCGTCGCGTTGCGCCCCGGTAAGCCTGGCTACCGACGGAAGCAACAGACGGGTAAGAACGTTTGGGCTGGCATTTGGGCTAAATTGATG CCTGCattcctctccctcgctcttctctctctcctgGCCACACCCGTTTTGGCcatcctgctcgtcctcttcggcgCTCCGCTCACCACTCAAAACGCCGAGACTATGCTCTGCGCTGCCCATATGGCTGTTCTTTCTGCGACTGCATTGATATACGTTCATGGAGTCGACGGTGCGGCCTGGAAAGAAGTCTGGGGCTTCGCTCTTCCGGCGGACACGGTCTGGGGTGGCGCTCTTGGGACGGGCCTGGGAGCATGGTTCGGTGCTATTCCTATTCCATTGGATTG GGATCGGCCATGGCAAGCATTCCCAATCACTATTTTGGTTGGGGCCTACATCGGCTATGCCGTGGGTACGTTGGTGTCTCGGTCTCCTTTTCTCTACGGGAAGCGGATTCGATTTGCTCCGGAGGACAATGAAattgccgagaagaagaagaactaG
- a CDS encoding uncharacterized protein (ID:PFLUO_007113-T1.cds;~source:funannotate) produces the protein MEGLNANEQREFASRMERKQLKEFMTMYSKMVQRCFDDCVNDFTTKSLINREEQCVMRCVDKHLKSSARLNERFQEQNAAMMQGGQMPGR, from the exons ATGGAAGG ACTCAACGCAAACGAACAACGCGAATTCGCGTCCCGCATGGAGCGGAAGCAGCTGAAAGAGTTTATGACG ATGTACTCCAAGATGGTGCAGCGGTGTTTCGACGACTGCGTCAATGATTTCACCACCAAGTCCCTCATCAACCGCGAGGAGCAGTGTGTCATGCGCTGCGTCGATAAGCACCTCAAGAGCTCGGCTCGTCTGAACGAGCGGTTCCAGGAGCAGAATGCCGCCATGATGCAGGGCGGGCAGATGCCGGGCCGTTAA
- a CDS encoding uncharacterized protein (ID:PFLUO_007110-T1.cds;~source:funannotate), translating to MKLLALTAFAGLSISTAVADFSPPLGTAPIPLSLLANDFVPHAGEDATVVEAIRNTLALYPFAIDGKNFDALDKVFAENAVANYSAPLNVLTPLSNIQQALAASLECVTTQHLFGTQLIDPISLTVAESVTYYRAAHFGSGQATGQVAYAYGQYQDIWHRQSDRTWRIAHRNLVYMGPIIGNETIFVC from the exons ATGAAACTCCTCGCTCTCACTGCCTTTGCCGGGCTCTCTATTTCTACTGCTGTCGCGGATTTCTCGCCGCCATTAGGCACAGCGCCCATCCCACTGTCCTTGCTGGCCAATGATTTCGTACCACACGCCGGCGAAGATGCAACCGTAGTCGAGGCAATCCGAAACACCCTCGCGCTCTACCCATTTGCCATTGATGGAAAGAACTTCGACGCCCTAGACAAGGTCTTTGCCGAAAATGCCGTCGCCAACTACTCGGCACCCCTTAATGTTCTGACACCGCTGTCCAACATCCAGCAAGCACTAGCTGCCAGCCTGGAGTGTGTTACGACACAGCATCTATTTGGCACCCAGCTGATTGATCCTATCTCGCTTACCGTCGCCGAGTCCGTGACCTACTATCGCGCTGCGCATTTCGGCTCCGGACAAGCTACCGGCCAAGTCGCATATGCCTACGGCCAGTACCAGGATATATGGCATCGGCAGTCAGATCGGACTTGGCGCATTGCGCACCGGAATCTGGTGTATATG GGCCCGATCATTGGCAATGAGACTATTTTTGTCTGCTAG